The Anabaena sp. WA102 genome contains a region encoding:
- a CDS encoding DUF2996 domain-containing protein, with protein MAEETNQNQAGDVGSNPAITAPEKPSADAKAAKKEKPPALEDKPFEEFMQQHYLPALQEAITKEGVPDVKLAFAKQKYSIIGFNSAEECWQVIGSWQGGQRQFNVYFPEANIQGKKGFSCNEGKKPSTLESFLIDERKITLDLLVSRLVYRLNGQKWLGRN; from the coding sequence ATGGCAGAAGAAACTAATCAAAATCAAGCGGGTGATGTGGGTTCTAATCCTGCTATAACCGCCCCAGAAAAGCCCTCCGCAGACGCGAAAGCCGCCAAAAAGGAAAAGCCCCCAGCGTTGGAAGATAAGCCTTTTGAAGAGTTTATGCAGCAACATTACCTACCAGCGTTACAAGAGGCAATTACTAAAGAAGGTGTGCCAGATGTGAAGCTGGCTTTTGCCAAGCAGAAGTATTCTATTATTGGTTTTAATTCAGCAGAAGAATGTTGGCAAGTTATCGGTTCTTGGCAAGGGGGACAGCGCCAGTTTAACGTATATTTCCCTGAAGCCAATATTCAAGGTAAAAAGGGATTTTCCTGTAATGAAGGTAAAAAACCAAGTACCTTGGAATCGTTTTTAATTGATGAGCGTAAAATTACCCTAGATTTATTGGTATCTCGGTTAGTGTATCGCTTAAATGGACAAAAGTGGCTAGGTAGAAATTAG
- a CDS encoding MoaD/ThiS family protein, with amino-acid sequence MAVKVLIPTALQKFTNEQATLECTASNISALLNSLEVSCPGIKARLCDDEGNLRRFLNFYVNSEDIRFLEGAETVLKDGDEVSIVPAVAGG; translated from the coding sequence ATGGCTGTAAAAGTTTTAATTCCCACTGCTTTGCAAAAATTTACAAACGAACAAGCTACTTTAGAATGTACTGCTAGTAATATTTCTGCATTATTAAATTCCTTAGAAGTAAGCTGTCCTGGAATCAAAGCGCGTTTGTGTGATGATGAAGGCAATCTCAGACGGTTTTTGAATTTCTATGTCAATAGTGAAGATATCCGCTTTTTAGAAGGGGCAGAAACAGTCCTCAAAGATGGAGATGAAGTGAGTATTGTTCCCGCTGTTGCAGGTGGTTGA
- the thrC gene encoding threonine synthase — protein MTQAITNLNQANTSILKALKCKECGAEYELKATHVCELCFGPLEVKYDYNVLKSLVSRETIEAGPNSIWRYRHFLPVATDNFIDVGTGMTPLVRSHRLARRLGLNKLYIKNDAVNMPTLSFKDRVVSVALSRARELGFTTVSCASTGNLANSTAAIAAHAGLDCCVFIPSDLEAGKVIGSLIYSPTLMAVKGNYDQVNRLCSEVANTHGWGFVNINLRPYYSEGSKTLGFEVAEQLGWQLPDHIVAPLASGSLFTKIYKGFQEFVKVGLVEAKDVRFSGAQAEGCSPIAKAFKEGRDFIQPVKPNTIAKSIAIGNPADGVYAVEIAQKTNGNIESVNDAEIIEGIKLLAETEGIFTETAGGTTVAVLKKLVEAGKIDPDETTVVYITGNGLKTQEAIQGYIGEPLTIDAKLDSFERALERSRTLDRLEWQEVTV, from the coding sequence ATGACTCAGGCGATTACAAACCTCAACCAAGCGAACACTTCTATCCTCAAGGCTTTGAAGTGTAAAGAGTGTGGAGCAGAATACGAACTCAAAGCTACTCATGTCTGTGAGTTGTGTTTTGGACCGTTGGAAGTCAAATATGATTACAATGTTCTCAAGAGCTTAGTTAGTCGAGAAACTATTGAAGCTGGTCCTAATTCGATTTGGCGCTACCGTCACTTTTTGCCCGTTGCTACAGATAATTTTATAGATGTAGGCACAGGGATGACTCCATTGGTGCGTTCCCACCGTCTCGCCCGTCGCCTGGGTCTAAATAAACTTTATATTAAAAATGATGCCGTCAATATGCCCACCCTGAGCTTTAAGGATCGGGTGGTGTCCGTTGCCCTCAGTAGAGCAAGAGAATTAGGTTTTACGACTGTTTCTTGTGCTAGTACAGGTAATTTAGCCAATTCTACCGCGGCGATCGCAGCTCATGCCGGTTTAGATTGTTGTGTATTTATTCCTTCTGACTTAGAAGCTGGTAAAGTTATCGGTAGCTTGATTTATAGTCCAACTCTGATGGCTGTGAAAGGCAACTATGATCAAGTTAATCGTCTTTGTTCGGAGGTCGCCAATACCCACGGTTGGGGTTTTGTGAATATTAACCTGCGTCCCTACTATTCCGAAGGTTCTAAGACATTAGGTTTTGAAGTTGCAGAACAACTAGGTTGGCAATTACCAGATCATATAGTTGCTCCTTTGGCTTCTGGTTCTCTGTTTACCAAAATTTATAAAGGTTTCCAAGAATTTGTCAAAGTTGGTTTAGTAGAAGCGAAAGATGTCCGTTTCAGTGGCGCTCAAGCGGAAGGTTGTTCCCCAATTGCGAAAGCTTTTAAAGAAGGTAGAGACTTCATTCAACCAGTTAAACCGAATACAATTGCTAAATCAATTGCTATTGGCAACCCGGCTGATGGGGTATATGCTGTAGAAATAGCTCAAAAAACCAACGGTAATATTGAATCAGTTAATGATGCGGAAATTATCGAAGGTATCAAACTCTTAGCAGAAACCGAAGGCATTTTTACGGAAACCGCAGGGGGTACAACCGTTGCAGTTCTGAAAAAACTAGTAGAAGCTGGCAAAATTGATCCAGATGAAACTACAGTAGTTTATATTACTGGCAATGGTTTGAAAACCCAGGAAGCAATTCAAGGTTATATTGGCGAACCTTTGACAATTGATGCTAAACTAGACAGTTTTGAACGGGCTTTAGAAAGATCCCGCACACTTGACCGCTTAGAATGGCAAGAAGTTACAGTTTAA
- a CDS encoding CsbD family protein: MARQKARGKRQEARGKRQEARGKRQEARVKRQEARGKRQEARVKRQEARGKRQEARGKRQEARGKSEEGLGDFTFLYTVRFYCVHLLISSLSVFSVPLWFFCSFIGIIFYFLSFHNDYHYFFGTIYFLEVPSVNFLAVHFIKIL, encoded by the coding sequence ATGGCAAGGCAAAAGGCAAGAGGCAAGAGGCAAGAGGCAAGAGGCAAGAGGCAAGAGGCAAGAGGCAAGAGGCAAGAGGCAAGAGTGAAGAGGCAAGAGGCAAGAGGCAAGAGGCAAGAGGCAAGAGTGAAGAGGCAAGAGGCAAGAGGCAAGAGGCAAGAGGCAAGAGGCAAGAGGCAAGAGGCAAGAGGCAAGAGTGAAGAGGGTTTAGGCGATTTTACGTTTCTTTACACAGTTCGGTTTTATTGTGTTCACCTACTTATTTCTTCTCTCTCTGTGTTCTCTGTGCCTCTGTGGTTCTTTTGTTCATTTATTGGGATAATTTTTTATTTTCTCTCTTTTCATAATGATTATCATTATTTTTTTGGGACAATTTATTTCTTGGAAGTCCCTTCGGTGAATTTTCTAGCAGTACATTTTATAAAGATTTTGTAA
- a CDS encoding beta strand repeat-containing protein, producing the protein MQSTRKSSTRRKSQLFRSLIATAFIANGFFPFVAPALADGTKAGQVISNTATATYEDPNKPGTTINATSNTVTVTVAEVAGITVTNTGVPTDNTPADEIKVGDILTYTFTIKNVGNDPTTFRIPNLATTTGPGVVDGNLKYSTDGTSYTEIISSQVITDSISVGGTILVQVPVKVQAGANTGDIITVQLGDTPGNAQNVLRVNNGGDVYTVDNTAPLPANEIDGAPINGTREASAKQQSVIGSLTKNLALATLLKTRTDYSKGSPLDTLDDITDDKITYGLSLRVESNDVTGLGITPNPLAGYSMTVIGLNNDAPGNYILVSDVIPAGTVLAEAPTAPAGWTAVYSTLAANTVKPTDAAVAWNKTAPGDITTVKRVGFVKDTTTTSSIPVGTTVSGFSIKLGVATGATSPLRISNIAQVVGQTPGGLPVYDESGDQNPSNYNGVLGNMKPGVASTDGILPTDVAAVIGGISDGVADDPATQGVDASNDNTGVGDGGEDNVFVITAITAASVLNGPLNAPSAIGPDGTTATDFTNKSSFIPAGTSPGSKIDPQAVAFSNTVQNNGTTAGNVTLEPTVPANKLDLPTGTTVTITYNGLSAVYTYSQTGSGSFATTAATPVTIPNVTPGASVGYGVEVNLPAGTKLSTDTLTDYTDDTEWGYPVPITATLGSATNVTIDRVYTGFLQLVKFSRILQGTSDQAVGTGQDNFESTPKYANAGVEIDPNSTVNDVPRTPLPGNIIEYQIRYKNISDLQAGVGNVTLKAGNIVITEDGALSAAANDGKNNWAIDNDSDSIIDTSNVTNPQASDSNSGTIQFFPSVNQSGTTAATDVTKYVNTVNQIINPQGSGRFTFQRKVN; encoded by the coding sequence ATGCAATCTACTCGAAAGTCTTCAACTCGTAGAAAATCTCAATTATTCCGTTCTTTAATAGCGACAGCCTTTATCGCTAACGGCTTCTTCCCATTCGTTGCTCCTGCGCTTGCTGACGGAACAAAAGCTGGACAAGTCATTAGTAACACAGCAACAGCGACCTACGAAGATCCTAACAAACCTGGAACAACTATTAATGCTACATCTAACACCGTTACCGTAACGGTGGCAGAAGTAGCAGGTATCACGGTAACAAACACTGGTGTACCAACAGATAACACCCCAGCAGATGAAATTAAAGTTGGTGATATCCTTACCTACACATTCACCATCAAGAACGTTGGTAACGACCCCACCACATTCCGCATACCTAACCTAGCCACAACCACTGGACCTGGTGTTGTTGATGGAAACTTAAAATATAGTACCGACGGCACGAGTTACACGGAGATAATTAGTAGTCAAGTTATCACAGACTCAATCTCAGTTGGTGGAACAATCTTAGTTCAAGTCCCAGTTAAAGTCCAGGCTGGTGCTAATACTGGTGACATTATTACCGTGCAGCTTGGTGATACACCTGGTAACGCTCAAAACGTACTCCGTGTTAACAACGGTGGTGACGTTTACACCGTAGATAACACTGCTCCTCTTCCTGCTAATGAAATAGATGGTGCACCAATTAACGGCACACGGGAAGCCAGTGCGAAACAGCAGAGTGTAATTGGTTCATTGACAAAGAACCTAGCTTTAGCTACCTTGCTGAAAACTCGCACGGATTACAGTAAGGGTTCACCCTTAGATACACTCGATGATATCACTGACGATAAAATTACTTACGGCTTGAGTTTACGAGTTGAAAGTAATGACGTAACTGGACTAGGAATCACACCAAACCCACTTGCAGGTTATTCAATGACGGTTATCGGTCTTAATAACGATGCTCCCGGCAATTACATTTTAGTTTCCGACGTAATTCCTGCTGGTACGGTATTAGCAGAAGCACCTACCGCCCCAGCTGGGTGGACAGCCGTTTATTCTACCCTTGCAGCTAATACAGTTAAGCCAACTGATGCTGCTGTTGCGTGGAATAAAACTGCTCCAGGCGATATTACAACCGTAAAAAGAGTCGGTTTCGTTAAAGATACTACTACTACTAGTTCTATTCCCGTCGGTACCACTGTTAGTGGCTTCTCTATCAAGCTAGGCGTAGCAACAGGCGCAACATCACCCCTTAGGATTAGTAACATTGCTCAGGTAGTCGGTCAAACGCCCGGTGGACTACCAGTGTATGACGAATCAGGTGACCAAAATCCCAGTAACTACAATGGTGTTTTAGGTAATATGAAACCAGGAGTGGCATCCACTGATGGTATTCTACCTACAGATGTAGCCGCTGTAATTGGTGGTATCAGCGATGGTGTTGCTGACGACCCAGCCACCCAAGGAGTTGACGCTAGTAACGACAACACTGGTGTTGGGGATGGTGGTGAAGACAACGTTTTCGTAATTACTGCAATAACAGCTGCTTCTGTACTCAATGGACCTTTAAATGCTCCCAGTGCTATTGGTCCAGACGGAACAACTGCAACTGACTTCACTAACAAGTCTTCCTTTATTCCTGCGGGGACAAGTCCTGGTTCTAAAATTGACCCACAAGCGGTTGCTTTCAGTAATACAGTCCAAAATAATGGTACCACTGCTGGCAATGTCACATTAGAACCAACCGTGCCAGCAAATAAGCTGGATTTACCAACTGGGACAACAGTAACTATTACCTATAATGGTCTTTCTGCTGTCTATACCTATAGTCAAACTGGTAGTGGATCATTTGCTACTACTGCGGCAACACCAGTTACCATTCCTAACGTTACCCCTGGTGCTAGTGTTGGCTATGGTGTGGAAGTAAATCTGCCAGCAGGTACGAAGCTGTCAACAGATACCTTGACTGATTATACAGACGATACAGAATGGGGCTATCCAGTACCTATCACCGCTACTCTTGGTAGTGCAACAAACGTTACGATTGATAGGGTATATACTGGCTTCTTGCAACTGGTCAAATTCTCACGGATTTTACAGGGAACTAGTGATCAAGCAGTAGGAACTGGTCAAGATAACTTTGAAAGCACACCAAAATATGCGAATGCTGGTGTGGAAATTGACCCGAATAGTACCGTTAATGACGTACCTAGAACACCACTTCCTGGCAACATTATTGAGTACCAAATCCGCTACAAGAATATTTCTGATCTTCAAGCTGGTGTTGGTAACGTGACTTTGAAAGCTGGAAATATTGTGATTACTGAGGATGGCGCTCTCAGCGCTGCTGCTAATGATGGTAAAAACAACTGGGCGATAGATAATGATAGCGACAGTATCATTGATACCAGTAATGTTACCAATCCACAGGCTTCCGACTCTAACAGTGGCACAATTCAATTCTTCCCCTCTGTTAACCAAAGTGGTACAACAGCAGCGACAGATGTTACCAAGTATGTTAACACTGTGAACCAAATTATAAATCCACAAGGATCAGGACGGTTTACTTTCCAACGGAAGGTGAACTAA
- a CDS encoding DUF11 domain-containing protein, whose product MRRFSIASLSAFALVVTVPFINQVPEIAPIWESTSAVAQSNNQKPQLELRLTAKKRVIAQDQQGKQVKTWEPVQSKDSVKPGDLLQYTSTASNKGDKPIKNVTLNQLIPKEMVYVLDSTKVSAKDAKITYSIDNQLTFVENPTIQVTRNGKKVTEPAPASAYTHIRILVPSVVGKATVTATYKTQVR is encoded by the coding sequence ATGAGACGGTTTTCTATAGCTAGTTTAAGTGCATTTGCTCTGGTTGTTACCGTACCTTTTATCAATCAGGTTCCAGAAATAGCACCTATATGGGAGTCTACCAGTGCGGTTGCTCAAAGTAATAATCAGAAGCCTCAACTGGAATTACGATTGACAGCCAAAAAACGAGTTATTGCTCAAGATCAACAAGGTAAGCAAGTTAAAACCTGGGAACCTGTACAGAGTAAGGACTCAGTTAAACCAGGGGATCTATTGCAATATACTTCGACGGCAAGTAACAAGGGTGATAAACCCATTAAAAATGTGACTCTTAATCAACTCATTCCTAAAGAAATGGTGTATGTGTTGGATTCAACAAAGGTTTCTGCTAAAGATGCCAAAATTACTTACAGCATTGATAATCAACTCACATTTGTGGAAAACCCCACCATTCAGGTAACTCGCAACGGGAAAAAAGTAACTGAACCTGCACCAGCAAGTGCTTACACTCATATTCGGATTCTAGTTCCATCTGTGGTGGGTAAGGCGACTGTGACAGCGACTTATAAAACTCAAGTTCGCTAA
- a CDS encoding isopeptide-forming domain-containing fimbrial protein has translation MNIYWLIKNYLTAQGGWRRKLTIGLLLGGILQASVPVAVAQRRVSGKRANFYNQASYSYSYSDPVTGNSVTHTGSSSVVPADNSLTDPLGRIYGCGGALLPDYTGFSVGIYEPLGGPTGTELGELVSLTTTEVPDVPKNGVPAGLSPNTKNVNPYFIGNEPIQYKGVYNFLLDPTKGQLDIGKTYILVVNPPTNSIYAEQLIKLEILSNTNNIVAYRATSLDGKPIGLDNSTTITDQQVLVTDAATQLLAFNFKSRLCQSNQIRITKTGDRATAEPGDTAIYRVSVKNTSKEIPLDNLVVKDTLPVGFRFLPNSVRAELDGKKLDIITSYNGNTVSFSINTTVAVDKSINIAYAVQLTNDAQRGTGKNSAIASSTRSDNNLTVKDGPAIHYLKVRGGITSDCGTIIGRVFVDKNFDGEQQPGESGIPNAVIYLENGNRLITDPNGLFSLVNVLPGAHTGVLDLSSLPGYTLAPNRKFRERNSQSRLVRIAPGSMVRMNFAVTPTFQEEGKTR, from the coding sequence GTGAATATTTATTGGCTAATCAAAAATTATTTAACTGCTCAAGGTGGTTGGCGGAGAAAGCTAACTATTGGTCTTTTGTTAGGAGGTATATTACAGGCTAGTGTACCTGTAGCAGTTGCACAAAGACGAGTAAGTGGAAAAAGAGCTAATTTTTACAATCAAGCTAGTTATAGTTACAGTTATTCAGATCCTGTAACTGGTAACTCTGTAACCCATACTGGCAGTTCTAGTGTTGTCCCGGCGGATAATTCTTTGACTGACCCTCTCGGACGGATTTATGGCTGTGGAGGGGCGCTGTTACCTGACTATACGGGGTTTTCGGTGGGTATTTATGAACCCCTGGGCGGTCCGACTGGTACAGAGTTAGGAGAATTAGTCTCTTTGACAACGACGGAAGTTCCAGATGTGCCTAAGAATGGTGTACCAGCAGGTCTATCACCAAACACCAAAAATGTCAACCCTTATTTTATTGGCAATGAGCCTATACAATACAAGGGTGTGTATAACTTCTTACTTGATCCTACTAAGGGTCAACTTGACATTGGCAAAACCTATATTCTTGTAGTTAATCCACCGACTAATTCCATCTATGCGGAGCAACTGATTAAACTGGAGATATTAAGTAATACAAATAATATTGTTGCGTATCGGGCGACCTCCTTGGATGGTAAACCGATTGGTCTTGATAACAGCACGACGATTACAGATCAACAGGTTTTGGTGACTGATGCGGCAACTCAGTTGTTAGCGTTTAACTTTAAGTCGAGGTTGTGTCAATCAAATCAAATACGGATCACAAAGACTGGAGATCGGGCTACAGCAGAACCAGGAGATACGGCAATTTATCGTGTATCAGTAAAAAATACATCCAAGGAAATACCACTAGATAATTTAGTAGTTAAGGATACTTTACCTGTGGGGTTCAGGTTTTTGCCTAATTCAGTCCGCGCCGAGCTAGATGGTAAAAAGCTGGATATTATCACTAGTTACAATGGCAATACTGTCAGTTTTAGTATAAATACGACTGTTGCTGTTGATAAAAGTATCAATATAGCCTATGCTGTGCAACTGACCAATGATGCTCAACGGGGGACAGGAAAAAATAGTGCGATCGCTAGTTCAACTCGCAGTGATAATAATTTAACGGTGAAAGATGGACCAGCTATACACTATTTGAAAGTTCGTGGTGGAATTACCAGTGATTGTGGGACAATCATCGGGCGGGTATTTGTTGATAAAAACTTTGATGGAGAACAACAACCAGGAGAATCGGGAATCCCCAATGCGGTGATTTATCTGGAAAATGGCAATCGTCTGATCACAGATCCTAATGGTTTGTTTTCTTTGGTGAATGTCTTACCAGGAGCGCATACAGGGGTATTAGACTTGAGCAGTTTACCGGGATATACTTTAGCTCCTAATCGAAAATTCAGGGAACGTAATAGCCAATCTCGCTTGGTGCGAATAGCGCCTGGTAGCATGGTAAGAATGAATTTTGCGGTTACTCCTACATTCCAGGAGGAGGGGAAAACAAGATGA